A genomic segment from Polyangium mundeleinium encodes:
- a CDS encoding M1 family aminopeptidase has protein sequence MRIGRHARLVGIGFVALAALGCAKDEGENNSTSSTGTPIEPPPEPSANLDRNIQKTALTVDLSTMTGSAVIDLAGSLEDTGASFEAAGLEIQGVSRAEGPLKWTLTQGQLDVGVPRSQGSAQITIDYTFKEQAQFEGLMAKGSTLVWPYFCGNLFPCHSDPADGTTFTLTITGTPQGMTTVYPSAIAIDAPSYQIAWATGSYTKLDVGTTFQGTKLVAYYLPGGGTDAQKGTADLVDIMNFYETMLGGYPFGNEAGAIAVDWGAGAYGGMEHHPLWHVSTLAMGDPWIQAHEAAHGWFGDGVRPACWEDFVLSEGTVSYLEARAITEVMGADEGMKVWSHYTTRLNTAMAGTAPKIAWPEGCGVVDLLKDQLFGDIAYMKGAFFFRALEAKMGKTKLDQSFKSFFLKYKGKAAHFQDLLDFIKSVGGYDATACATAWLRSEMVPSEQVCP, from the coding sequence ATGCGGATCGGTCGACACGCGAGGCTCGTCGGGATCGGGTTTGTGGCCCTCGCGGCCCTCGGCTGCGCCAAGGACGAAGGCGAAAACAACAGCACGAGCAGCACGGGGACGCCGATCGAGCCGCCCCCCGAGCCGTCGGCAAACCTCGACCGCAACATCCAGAAGACGGCGCTCACCGTGGATCTTTCGACGATGACCGGGAGCGCGGTGATCGATCTCGCGGGCTCGCTGGAGGACACGGGCGCGTCGTTCGAGGCGGCGGGGCTCGAAATCCAGGGCGTGTCGCGCGCCGAAGGTCCGCTGAAATGGACGCTCACGCAGGGCCAGCTCGACGTCGGCGTGCCCAGGTCGCAGGGCTCCGCGCAGATCACGATCGATTACACGTTCAAGGAGCAAGCGCAGTTCGAAGGGCTCATGGCGAAAGGCTCGACGCTCGTCTGGCCCTACTTCTGCGGCAATCTCTTCCCGTGCCATTCCGATCCCGCGGACGGAACGACGTTCACGCTCACGATCACGGGCACGCCCCAGGGTATGACCACGGTGTATCCGTCCGCGATCGCGATCGACGCGCCGTCCTACCAGATCGCCTGGGCGACGGGGAGCTACACGAAGCTCGACGTGGGGACGACGTTCCAGGGGACGAAGCTCGTGGCCTATTACCTGCCGGGCGGCGGGACGGACGCGCAAAAAGGGACGGCCGACCTGGTCGACATCATGAACTTTTACGAGACGATGCTCGGCGGCTATCCGTTCGGCAACGAGGCGGGCGCCATTGCGGTGGACTGGGGAGCGGGCGCGTACGGGGGCATGGAGCACCACCCGCTCTGGCACGTCTCGACGCTCGCCATGGGCGACCCGTGGATCCAGGCGCACGAGGCGGCGCACGGCTGGTTCGGCGACGGCGTGCGCCCGGCCTGCTGGGAGGATTTCGTGCTCTCCGAGGGCACCGTGAGTTACCTCGAAGCGCGGGCGATCACGGAGGTGATGGGCGCGGACGAGGGCATGAAGGTCTGGTCCCATTACACGACGCGCCTGAACACGGCGATGGCCGGCACCGCGCCGAAGATCGCCTGGCCCGAGGGCTGCGGCGTGGTCGATCTCCTGAAGGATCAGCTCTTCGGGGACATCGCCTACATGAAAGGCGCGTTTTTCTTCCGCGCGCTGGAGGCGAAGATGGGCAAGACGAAGCTCGACCAGTCGTTCAAATCGTTTTTCCTGAAGTACAAGGGAAAGGCCGCGCATTTCCAGGACCTGCTCGACTTCATCAAATCGGTGGGCGGGTATGACGCCACGGCCTGCGCGACGGCCTGGCTCCGCAGCGAGATGGTGCCGTCCGAGCAGGTTTGTCCTTGA
- a CDS encoding type VI secretion system Vgr family protein has product MSEIFTFLSTAFPPTAQVTAFKGREAISRTYEFDIALKLTGLDVDVAAAVGARGTLNIDRGLGAPPFVFHGILASVELVNDYGAYGLYLARLVPTYWQLTLTRHSRIFTDASIPDIIEALLKEGGLGANDYRISLWNEYTKLEHVCQYRESNYDFIARLAEREGIYFYFEQGEDHEVLVFTDTRSAHKKLAPKPVKYFPAPPGDVSAGESIRSFRCRSNALPGRVKVTDYNYLKPSLEVKGSAELSGKGDIVLYGENVKTPGEGTRYASIRAEEIAARQTVYTGTGPQFYLRPGYVFMLEEHPRLAFNSEYLTIEIEHVGNQSASGEDMVMLFGEEAPTKETYLATVHAIPHATQFRAERKTPWPRIDGVVDGVVDGTAASPYAQIDGHGRYKVNIFFDEGDAIDGSRSTWVRMLQPHGGTVEGQHFPLRKGTEVHLVFLGGDPDRPVIAGAAHNAETPSVVTQNNYTKNLIRTGSNNYIEMEDLLGSTHVHIYAPKLNSSLHLGAGAYNFDLRTDGSGHIYTGVNLDVDVMANKTEDVHGTITEMYEGPFTTTVTNPVTQTYNATLDETVEGAVTVRYNNILDLQVASTTTQVYKAVVDLNVHGTNTERFHSTYDETVHGKMTGIYLGTRFQGVTGEDKLFVDGNQDIHVTGPSVEKIDGTYDLTVKGDMTTSINGNQKISTQGPVEWFKAAEFSGFTHGATFSGHLGFSLGWFAGGQVSLFGGIKVDITAAVALALTLGPSISISPVAMDMKATNLNALGLKLQAIGNKLEAKGLSLGVAGLHVNT; this is encoded by the coding sequence ATGAGCGAGATCTTCACCTTCTTGTCCACCGCCTTCCCCCCGACGGCGCAGGTCACGGCTTTCAAGGGGCGGGAGGCCATTTCGCGGACCTATGAATTCGACATCGCGTTGAAGCTCACGGGGCTCGACGTCGACGTCGCCGCCGCGGTCGGAGCCCGCGGCACGCTGAACATCGATCGGGGCCTCGGCGCGCCGCCGTTCGTTTTCCACGGGATCCTGGCGTCCGTCGAGCTCGTGAACGATTACGGCGCGTACGGACTTTATCTCGCGCGGCTCGTCCCGACGTACTGGCAGCTCACGTTGACGCGGCACAGCCGCATCTTCACGGACGCGAGCATCCCCGACATCATCGAGGCCCTCTTGAAAGAGGGCGGGCTTGGGGCGAACGATTACCGGATCTCGCTCTGGAACGAGTACACGAAGCTCGAGCACGTTTGCCAGTATCGCGAGAGCAATTACGATTTCATTGCCCGGCTCGCCGAGCGTGAGGGCATCTACTTCTACTTCGAACAGGGCGAGGATCACGAGGTCCTGGTCTTCACGGATACGCGTTCGGCGCACAAGAAGCTCGCGCCGAAGCCGGTGAAGTATTTCCCGGCGCCGCCCGGCGACGTCTCGGCGGGTGAGTCGATCCGCTCGTTCCGGTGCCGCTCGAACGCGCTGCCCGGCCGCGTGAAGGTGACGGATTACAACTACCTGAAGCCGAGCCTGGAGGTCAAAGGCAGCGCCGAGCTCTCGGGCAAGGGCGATATCGTGCTTTACGGCGAGAACGTGAAGACGCCGGGGGAGGGCACGCGGTACGCCTCGATTCGCGCCGAGGAGATCGCGGCGCGGCAGACGGTGTACACGGGCACAGGCCCGCAGTTCTATCTGCGGCCGGGGTACGTGTTCATGCTCGAAGAGCACCCGCGGCTCGCGTTCAACAGCGAGTACCTCACGATCGAGATCGAGCACGTCGGCAATCAATCGGCGAGCGGCGAGGACATGGTGATGCTCTTCGGGGAGGAGGCGCCCACGAAGGAGACATACCTCGCCACGGTGCACGCGATCCCGCACGCGACGCAGTTCCGCGCCGAGCGCAAGACGCCCTGGCCGCGCATCGACGGTGTGGTCGACGGCGTCGTCGACGGCACGGCGGCGAGCCCGTATGCGCAGATCGACGGGCACGGCCGCTACAAGGTGAACATCTTCTTCGACGAGGGCGACGCGATCGACGGCTCGCGCTCCACGTGGGTGCGCATGCTCCAGCCGCACGGCGGCACCGTCGAGGGGCAACATTTCCCGCTGCGCAAGGGCACCGAGGTCCACCTCGTGTTCCTCGGCGGCGACCCGGATCGCCCCGTGATCGCGGGCGCCGCGCACAACGCCGAGACGCCGAGCGTGGTGACGCAAAACAATTACACGAAGAACCTGATCCGCACGGGGTCGAACAACTACATCGAGATGGAGGATCTCCTCGGCTCGACGCACGTGCACATCTACGCGCCGAAGCTCAACTCCTCGCTCCACCTCGGCGCCGGCGCCTACAACTTCGACCTCCGCACCGACGGAAGCGGCCACATTTACACGGGCGTGAACCTCGACGTCGACGTGATGGCGAACAAGACCGAGGACGTCCACGGCACCATCACCGAGATGTACGAAGGTCCGTTCACGACGACGGTCACGAACCCCGTCACGCAGACCTACAATGCGACGCTCGACGAGACGGTCGAGGGCGCGGTCACGGTCCGTTACAACAACATCCTCGACCTCCAGGTCGCGAGCACGACGACCCAGGTCTACAAGGCCGTCGTCGATTTGAACGTGCACGGGACGAACACCGAGCGCTTCCACAGCACCTACGACGAGACGGTGCACGGGAAGATGACGGGGATCTACCTCGGCACGCGGTTCCAGGGCGTGACGGGCGAGGACAAACTCTTCGTCGACGGCAACCAGGACATCCACGTCACTGGGCCCTCGGTGGAGAAGATCGACGGCACCTACGACCTCACGGTCAAGGGCGACATGACCACGTCGATCAACGGCAACCAGAAGATCTCGACGCAGGGCCCGGTCGAGTGGTTCAAGGCGGCCGAGTTCTCCGGCTTCACGCATGGGGCCACGTTCTCGGGCCACCTCGGGTTTTCGCTCGGCTGGTTTGCCGGCGGGCAGGTCTCGCTCTTCGGCGGCATCAAAGTCGACATCACGGCGGCCGTCGCGCTCGCGCTCACGCTCGGGCCCTCGATCAGCATCTCGCCCGTCGCCATGGACATGAAGGCGACGAACTTGAATGCGCTTGGCCTCAAGCTCCAGGCGATCGGCAACAAGCTCGAGGCCAAGGGCCTGAGCCTCGGCGTCGCTGGTTTGCACGTCAACACCTGA
- a CDS encoding DUF2169 domain-containing protein → MKILKPLRLSFVHRTFEHKRRCLFVPTVMALFPFDSPKSIGTEVDLWKMAGKELGRFGVLDHCMWKPRGELLVTGHCYPPGKKEAPYAHVKVSLGTIDKTLYIIGDRTWGLMGPSDPAPFTKMPIDWAHAFGGEKYPQNPVGKGLAPIKTESGQTSHPLPNVEDPRHVVKSKGDRPEPAGLGPFDLTWPHHFAKMGTYDKKWLEEQFPGFALDTDFGVFNVAPPDQRLEGFFRGDEAFRIENMHPDESVIESQLPGVVARCFLQLSPEKGDDLVEVPLHLETVQLFPHLGRGIVMFRGLHEIEEPDASDVRVAMAALEDLGDEPKPRAHYEQVFAQRMDRKNAHLHILRDPDLMPRSLATAPKAAPVLADEYDQAIEQEMLVLKNARRKAQAELDRGRERAIAMGADPETLPRQTIPPEEEVPSLDDLPAYVDRMNTEADKQKAEAEKKQAEAEQKVRAMCAAQGLDYDEIIKKARREKTGPPKFSAEKEIEKLRDMAELSKNAGVELPGVAEKLADPGLLDQLRKAEEQVHTAYRIAAHHAEAPAPMEPEESERARADIRRAYATGEKLARRDFSGADLSGIDLSGADLEEVYLEGANLTGANLTGAKLDRAVLARANLTNARLALSSLREANLGRARLEGADFEGADLSGATLHETDAAGAKLLGVLLDGALLIELRLEGADLSGARGEKLFFVKCDLHGVRWAGARLGKSSFIESNLADADFTGADLTSCTFVGVTADGARFDGATLENVRVVHGSTMERTSFKGAKLPGSNLRGARLQSSDFTEATISKSDLSEADLRGASLARVIAVDSRFVGTDLRNAQCVSANLMLGILHKARLAGADFTGANLFAADLLRAVGDDETRFDQANLKRVVHQRSAR, encoded by the coding sequence GTGAAGATCCTGAAGCCTCTCCGGCTCTCCTTCGTGCACCGCACCTTCGAGCACAAGCGGCGGTGCCTCTTCGTGCCCACGGTCATGGCGCTCTTCCCGTTCGATTCGCCGAAATCGATCGGGACCGAGGTCGACCTCTGGAAGATGGCGGGCAAGGAGCTCGGCCGGTTCGGCGTGCTCGACCATTGCATGTGGAAGCCGCGGGGCGAGCTGCTCGTCACGGGGCATTGCTATCCGCCGGGCAAAAAAGAGGCACCCTACGCGCACGTAAAAGTCTCGCTCGGGACGATCGACAAGACGTTGTACATCATCGGCGACCGCACCTGGGGCCTCATGGGCCCGAGTGATCCGGCCCCGTTCACGAAGATGCCCATCGACTGGGCGCACGCGTTCGGCGGCGAGAAATACCCGCAGAACCCGGTCGGCAAGGGCCTCGCGCCGATCAAGACCGAGTCCGGCCAAACGAGCCACCCGCTGCCGAACGTCGAGGATCCGCGGCACGTCGTGAAATCGAAGGGCGACCGCCCCGAGCCGGCGGGCCTCGGGCCCTTTGATCTCACCTGGCCCCATCATTTCGCGAAGATGGGGACGTACGACAAGAAATGGCTGGAGGAGCAGTTCCCCGGCTTCGCGCTCGACACCGATTTCGGGGTCTTCAACGTCGCGCCGCCGGATCAGCGCCTCGAAGGGTTTTTCCGGGGCGACGAGGCGTTCCGGATCGAGAACATGCACCCGGACGAGAGCGTGATCGAGTCGCAGCTCCCCGGCGTGGTGGCGCGTTGCTTCTTGCAGCTCTCGCCGGAGAAGGGCGACGATCTCGTCGAGGTCCCGCTGCACCTCGAAACGGTGCAGCTCTTCCCGCACCTCGGGCGCGGCATCGTGATGTTCCGGGGCCTGCACGAGATCGAGGAGCCCGACGCCTCCGACGTGCGGGTCGCCATGGCGGCGCTCGAAGACCTCGGCGACGAGCCGAAGCCGCGCGCCCATTACGAGCAGGTCTTCGCGCAGCGGATGGATCGCAAGAATGCGCACCTGCACATCCTGCGCGATCCCGACCTCATGCCGCGCAGCCTCGCCACGGCCCCGAAGGCCGCGCCGGTCCTCGCGGACGAGTACGATCAGGCCATCGAGCAGGAGATGCTCGTCCTGAAGAATGCACGGCGCAAGGCGCAGGCCGAGCTCGACCGCGGCCGCGAGCGCGCGATTGCGATGGGCGCGGACCCGGAGACGCTGCCGCGACAAACCATCCCGCCCGAGGAAGAGGTGCCGAGCCTCGACGACCTGCCGGCGTACGTCGATCGGATGAACACCGAGGCGGACAAGCAAAAGGCCGAGGCCGAGAAGAAGCAGGCGGAGGCCGAGCAGAAGGTACGCGCGATGTGCGCGGCGCAGGGCCTCGATTACGACGAGATCATCAAGAAGGCGCGGCGCGAGAAGACGGGCCCGCCCAAGTTCAGCGCCGAGAAGGAAATCGAGAAGCTGCGCGACATGGCGGAGCTTTCGAAGAACGCGGGGGTCGAGCTCCCGGGAGTCGCCGAAAAGCTCGCGGATCCGGGGCTTCTCGACCAGTTGCGCAAGGCCGAGGAGCAGGTCCACACGGCGTACCGGATCGCGGCGCACCACGCCGAGGCGCCGGCGCCGATGGAGCCGGAGGAGAGCGAGCGGGCGCGGGCCGACATCCGGCGCGCTTATGCGACGGGCGAGAAGCTCGCGCGGCGTGATTTCTCGGGCGCGGATCTTTCGGGCATCGATCTCTCGGGCGCGGATCTCGAAGAGGTCTACCTCGAAGGCGCGAACCTGACGGGCGCGAACCTGACGGGCGCGAAGCTCGATCGCGCGGTGCTCGCGCGGGCGAACCTCACGAATGCGCGCCTCGCGCTCTCCTCGCTGCGCGAGGCGAACCTCGGGCGCGCGCGGCTCGAAGGCGCCGATTTCGAGGGCGCGGACCTCTCGGGCGCGACGCTGCACGAGACCGACGCGGCGGGCGCGAAGCTGCTCGGCGTGCTGCTCGACGGCGCGCTCCTGATCGAGCTGCGGCTCGAAGGCGCCGATCTCTCGGGTGCGCGTGGCGAAAAGCTTTTTTTCGTCAAGTGTGACCTCCACGGCGTCCGCTGGGCGGGCGCGAGGCTCGGGAAATCGAGCTTCATCGAGTCGAATCTGGCCGACGCCGATTTCACGGGCGCCGATCTCACGTCGTGCACGTTCGTGGGCGTGACCGCGGACGGGGCGCGGTTCGACGGCGCGACGCTCGAAAACGTGCGCGTCGTGCACGGCTCGACGATGGAGCGGACGAGCTTCAAGGGCGCGAAGCTCCCGGGCTCGAACCTGCGCGGGGCGAGGCTGCAATCGTCCGATTTCACGGAGGCGACGATCTCGAAGAGCGACCTCTCCGAGGCGGATCTGCGCGGGGCGAGCCTTGCGCGCGTGATCGCGGTGGATTCGCGCTTCGTCGGGACGGACCTCCGCAACGCGCAATGCGTCTCGGCGAACCTCATGCTCGGGATCCTGCACAAGGCGCGCCTCGCGGGCGCCGATTTCACGGGCGCGAACCTCTTCGCGGCGGATCTGCTCCGCGCCGTGGGGGATGACGAGACGCGCTTCGATCAGGCGAACCTGAAGCGCGTCGTGCACCAGAGGTCGGCCCGATGA
- a CDS encoding pentapeptide repeat-containing protein, with amino-acid sequence MNREELVALVKSGEIVSEIDLSGLDLSGADLSGGIFEKVALKGANLAGARFKESVLCGCDLSEANLEGANLHHASVLESKLTGANLKKIYAPIARFVESNLAGADLSGSNLLTVFFVECDLSGASLAEVTFDRGALVDAKVDGLDLRGSLVKQSVIAKTDLRKTLITKTRFEIAVLHESVLAGMDLSGMDLGCTQFVDADLAGADLSGANLEQCNFKGADLRGAKLEKARAPKAMFAAAKLEGAILSGAMLRETLFVEALATGANFEKADLELSVFVRATCVGARFGGATLSYADFSNADISRADFAGANMLRTRLHRVKDDDATFGLARKIALGDDAELAEAEGFLPAS; translated from the coding sequence ATGAACCGCGAAGAGCTCGTCGCGCTCGTGAAGAGCGGGGAGATCGTCAGCGAGATCGATCTCTCCGGGCTCGATCTCTCGGGCGCCGACCTCTCGGGCGGCATCTTCGAGAAGGTCGCGCTCAAAGGCGCGAACCTCGCGGGCGCTCGCTTCAAGGAGAGCGTGCTTTGCGGCTGCGATCTTTCCGAGGCGAACCTCGAAGGGGCGAACCTGCACCACGCCTCCGTCCTCGAATCGAAGCTCACGGGCGCGAATTTGAAGAAGATTTACGCGCCGATCGCGCGCTTCGTCGAGTCGAACCTCGCGGGCGCGGATCTCTCGGGGTCGAACCTGCTCACGGTGTTCTTCGTCGAGTGTGATCTCTCGGGCGCCTCGCTCGCCGAGGTCACCTTCGATCGCGGCGCGCTCGTCGACGCGAAGGTCGACGGGCTCGATTTGCGGGGCAGCCTCGTGAAGCAATCGGTCATCGCGAAGACGGATTTGCGCAAGACATTGATCACGAAGACCCGCTTCGAGATCGCGGTGCTGCACGAATCGGTGCTCGCGGGCATGGATCTCTCGGGGATGGATCTCGGCTGCACGCAGTTCGTGGACGCGGACCTCGCGGGCGCGGATCTCTCGGGGGCGAACCTCGAACAATGCAATTTCAAGGGCGCGGATCTGCGCGGCGCGAAGCTCGAAAAGGCGCGGGCGCCGAAGGCCATGTTCGCCGCGGCGAAGCTCGAAGGGGCGATTCTCTCGGGCGCGATGCTGCGCGAGACGCTCTTCGTGGAGGCGCTGGCGACGGGCGCGAATTTCGAGAAGGCGGACCTCGAGCTTTCGGTGTTCGTCCGCGCCACGTGCGTGGGCGCGCGCTTCGGCGGGGCCACGCTCTCGTATGCGGATTTCTCGAATGCGGACATCTCGCGCGCCGATTTCGCGGGCGCGAACATGCTGCGGACGCGGCTCCATCGCGTGAAGGACGACGACGCGACGTTCGGGCTCGCCCGGAAGATCGCGCTCGGCGACGACGCGGAGCTCGCCGAGGCGGAAGGGTTCTTGCCGGCCTCGTGA
- a CDS encoding DUF3540 domain-containing protein — protein MNGNLARKLDELEAYQVMGTVVHAEPGLFIVRTGRGDMRARRATSCLVEPRIDDFVLVAGAPSGAAWVLAVLEREEGAGASLACDGDLEIKVPEGRVRVASKEGIDLVSQKDVSVLADGVRVHAATGSVVMDSLSYLGGLVRSEIGKLRHEGGIVERVVERVSERVKRSFRKVEEVDQVKAERIDYSAKQVMSLRAENAIVTAEELVKMDGEQIHLG, from the coding sequence ATGAACGGCAATCTCGCGAGAAAGCTCGATGAGCTCGAGGCATACCAGGTCATGGGCACGGTCGTGCACGCCGAGCCCGGGCTCTTCATCGTCCGCACGGGCCGCGGCGACATGCGGGCGCGGCGCGCGACGAGCTGCCTCGTCGAGCCGCGGATCGACGATTTCGTCCTCGTGGCCGGCGCCCCGAGTGGCGCGGCGTGGGTCCTCGCCGTGCTGGAGCGCGAAGAGGGCGCGGGTGCGTCGCTCGCTTGCGACGGGGATCTCGAAATCAAGGTGCCGGAGGGCCGCGTGCGCGTGGCCTCGAAGGAGGGCATCGACCTCGTCTCGCAGAAGGACGTCTCGGTCCTCGCCGACGGCGTGCGCGTGCACGCGGCGACCGGCAGCGTGGTGATGGACAGCCTCTCGTACCTCGGCGGGCTCGTGCGGAGCGAGATCGGCAAGTTGCGCCACGAGGGCGGCATCGTCGAGCGCGTCGTCGAGCGCGTGAGCGAGCGGGTGAAGCGCTCGTTCCGCAAGGTGGAAGAGGTCGATCAGGTCAAGGCCGAGCGGATCGATTATTCTGCGAAGCAGGTCATGAGCCTTCGCGCGGAGAACGCCATCGTCACCGCCGAGGAGCTCGTGAAGATGGACGGCGAGCAGATTCATCTCGGGTGA
- a CDS encoding DUF4150 domain-containing protein: protein MFGNSQLGGVNLGFPDVCLTPMPVPVPIPYPNVSFGPLGFPPSFNVLWMCTPAHHLLTTPLISIGDTPGIAMGVASGMIMSPTRPITGAFTVLVNGIPATRMTSFNIQNNTNCPGLAIVPAQVKVLLLAP from the coding sequence ATGTTCGGAAATTCGCAATTGGGCGGTGTGAACCTCGGGTTTCCGGACGTGTGCCTCACGCCCATGCCGGTCCCGGTGCCGATCCCGTATCCGAACGTGTCCTTCGGCCCGCTCGGCTTCCCGCCCTCGTTCAACGTCCTCTGGATGTGCACGCCGGCGCATCACCTCCTGACGACGCCGCTCATTTCGATCGGTGACACGCCGGGCATCGCGATGGGCGTGGCCTCGGGCATGATCATGTCGCCGACGCGGCCCATCACCGGGGCCTTCACCGTGCTCGTCAATGGCATTCCAGCGACGCGCATGACGAGCTTCAACATCCAGAACAACACGAACTGTCCCGGCCTCGCGATCGTGCCCGCGCAGGTCAAGGTGCTCCTGCTCGCGCCCTAG
- a CDS encoding DUF2169 family type VI secretion system accessory protein: MEIRSFCPFPAAAFVWEAALGVHSLTILVKATFLLVHGAEATVAPAQDEPSGDVTWENEPGASLRFATDFAPLKPRTDVLVVGHAFAPKGAPVTELSCRIEMGEFAKGLRLVGDRRFTSGPEGLAAGPPAAFTRMPLRYERAARGEGNPVGIDLAAPPSRDAMAVANVVASAGQTPGLGPLAPGWPQRRRLVSDEGHRWATTARGEEPGPAPEGFDFGFFQAAPSDQQIPLLRPGATLVLEHLHPTLERVETRLPAARPQAFRIDPKTGRVSEIALRCDTLTIDTDRGRLVRQGGSLEDVAGAPELHPLERRHDTRPIGQVRSGGTTSGSASAKAPALPFRPAAPGAPAAPAAPPRPALPFGSGTVHVGAPAVVIRPATPFERSSVPPPPPAPVPAKLEEELDIEPDPPTPARPSAPPPSGRVLPFGSVTLGPSTEPPKVSLPPHPFPRRRRARRPERRRGSCRARDCPS; the protein is encoded by the coding sequence TTGGAGATCCGCTCGTTTTGCCCATTCCCTGCGGCGGCCTTCGTCTGGGAGGCCGCGCTGGGGGTGCATTCGCTCACGATCCTCGTCAAAGCGACGTTTCTGCTCGTACACGGGGCCGAGGCGACGGTCGCGCCGGCGCAGGACGAGCCTTCGGGGGATGTCACCTGGGAGAACGAGCCGGGCGCGTCGTTGCGCTTCGCCACCGATTTCGCGCCGCTCAAGCCACGCACGGACGTGCTCGTCGTCGGGCACGCGTTCGCGCCCAAAGGCGCGCCCGTCACGGAGCTGTCGTGCCGCATCGAAATGGGCGAGTTCGCGAAGGGGCTGCGCCTCGTCGGGGATCGGCGATTCACGTCCGGGCCCGAGGGCCTCGCGGCGGGGCCGCCGGCCGCCTTCACGCGAATGCCGCTTCGGTATGAGCGCGCGGCGCGCGGGGAGGGGAATCCGGTCGGGATCGATCTCGCGGCGCCGCCGTCGCGCGACGCGATGGCCGTGGCGAACGTGGTCGCATCCGCGGGACAAACCCCGGGCCTCGGCCCGCTCGCGCCGGGATGGCCGCAGCGGCGGCGGCTCGTGTCCGACGAGGGACATCGGTGGGCGACGACCGCGCGCGGCGAGGAGCCGGGCCCGGCGCCCGAGGGGTTCGATTTCGGGTTTTTCCAGGCCGCGCCGTCCGATCAGCAGATCCCGCTCCTGCGCCCCGGCGCGACGCTCGTGCTCGAACATCTGCATCCGACGCTGGAGCGGGTCGAAACACGGTTGCCGGCGGCGCGGCCGCAGGCCTTTCGGATCGATCCCAAGACGGGCCGGGTCAGCGAGATCGCGCTGCGTTGTGATACGCTCACGATCGACACGGATCGGGGGCGTTTGGTGCGGCAAGGCGGCTCGCTCGAGGACGTCGCGGGCGCGCCGGAGTTACATCCGCTCGAAAGGAGGCACGATACGCGGCCGATCGGGCAGGTGCGATCGGGCGGCACCACGAGCGGCTCCGCGTCCGCGAAGGCCCCGGCCTTGCCCTTCCGACCTGCTGCGCCCGGCGCGCCGGCTGCGCCCGCCGCGCCGCCGCGCCCCGCATTGCCGTTCGGCAGCGGCACGGTGCATGTGGGGGCGCCCGCAGTGGTCATTCGTCCCGCCACGCCGTTCGAGCGGTCGTCCGTGCCTCCCCCGCCGCCGGCGCCTGTCCCTGCCAAACTCGAGGAAGAGCTCGACATCGAGCCGGATCCGCCGACGCCGGCGCGGCCCTCTGCACCCCCGCCGTCCGGGCGGGTCCTCCCGTTCGGCAGCGTGACGCTCGGGCCTTCGACCGAGCCACCGAAGGTTTCTCTCCCGCCACACCCTTTCCCGCGGCGCCGCCGCGCCCGCAGACCGGAGAGGCGCCGCGGGTCTTGCCGAGCGCGGGATTGCCCTTCGTGA